From the genome of Carassius gibelio isolate Cgi1373 ecotype wild population from Czech Republic chromosome A16, carGib1.2-hapl.c, whole genome shotgun sequence, one region includes:
- the LOC128030233 gene encoding potassium voltage-gated channel subfamily V member 1-like isoform X1 — protein sequence MHFPSLGLSGLSVTQNTMITDSSSPAEFYEDNASLLSLDSSVFFSEPALPSNDPLDFFIINVGGSRYILSQELLASHPETRLGKLALSRRDSALDLCDDADFLENEFFFDRNSQTFQYIMNFYKTGRLHVREELCVISFLQEIEYWGIDEIRIDSCCRDRYYRRKEMKDSFDIRKDAEVIDNEEEDFTGVLCQELRQRLWDLMEKPDSSKAAKMFGTLSMFFVVVSILNIALISLDFTILGAPIILDALEYICIIWFTGELVLRFMCVRDKCRFSRSVANIIDLLAILPFYVTLAVESLHGGSTELENVGRVVQVLRLMRSLRMLKLGRHSTGLKSLGMTIAQCYEEVGLLMLFLSVGISIFATVEYAIEHDMPETTFTNVPSAWWWATTSMTTVGYGDIRPDTALGKVMAFICILSGILILSLPIAIINDRFSACYFTLKMKEVALRHGEALKRLTRSSASDMSAIGVNLRDAYGRSILEMLRLQGRERASTRSSAGDLW from the exons ATGCACTTTCCTTCACTGGGTCTCTCAGGGCTCAGCGTTACACAGAACACAATGATCACAGATTCATCAAGTCCAGCAGAGTTCTACGAGGACAATGCTTCACTGCTGTCCTTGGACTCTAGTGTTTTCTTCAGCGAGCCTGCACTACCTAGCAACGATCCGCTGGATTTCTTCATTATAAATGTGGGAGGCAGTCGGTATATCCTCTCTCAGGAACTATTGGCCTCTCACCCGGAGACTCGTTTGGGCAAGCTGGCCCTCTCTAGACGAGACTCTGCTTTAGATCTATGCGACGATGCAGATTTCTTGGAGAACGAGTTCTTCTTTGACCGCAACTCGCAGACCTTTCAGTACATCATGAACTTCTACAAGACGGGTCGCTTACATGTGCGAGAGGAGCTGTGTGTGATCTCGTTCCTTCAGGAGATCGAGTACTGGGGCATCGATGAGATCCGCATAGACAGCTGTTGTAGGGACAGATACTACCGGCGGAAGGAGATGAAGGATTCGTTTGATATTCGTAAAGATGCTGAAGTAATAGACAACGAGGAGGAGGACTTCACCGGTGTTTTGTGCCAGGAGTTACGCCAACGTCTATGGGATCTTATGGAGAAGCCGGACTCCTCTAAGGCGGCCAAGATGTTTGGGACGCTATCCATGTTCTTTGTAGTGGTGTCCATCCTGAACATTGCTCTGATTTCACTGGACTTCACAATACTTGGTGCACCCATCATCTTGGACGCTCTCGAGTACATTTGTATCATCTGGTTCACCGGTGAGCTGGTGCTCAGGTTCATGTGTGTTAGAGATAAGTGTAGGTTCAGCAGGAGTGTGGCGAATATCATTGACCTACTGGCTATTCTGCCCTTCTATGTGACTCTGGCCGTGGAGAGCCTGCATGGTGGATCTACGGAGCTGGAGAACGTTGGACGGGTAGTTCAGGTGCTGCGCCTAATGAGGTCTCTCAGGATGCTAAAACTTGGCCGACACTCAACAG GTCTCAAGTCTTTGGGCATGACTATCGCCCAATGCTACGAGGAAGTTGGCCTCCTGATGCTGTTCCTTTCCGTGGGCATCTCCATCTTCGCCACAGTGGAATATGCTATTGAACATGACATGCCAGAGACCACCTTCACCAATGTACCCAGCGCTTGGTGGTGGGCCACCACGTCCATGACCACAGTAGGGTATGGAGACATCCGTCCGGACACGGCACTAGGAAAAGTGATGGCCTTCATCTGCATCCTATCTGGCATTCTAATTCTCTCGCTACCTATCGCCATCATCAACGATCGGTTCTCCGCCTGCTACTTCACACTTAAAATGAAGGAGGTGGCGCTGCGGCACGGGGAGGCGCTGAAGCGACTGACGCGCAGCTCGGCCTCAGATATGTCAGCGATAGGGGTGAACTTGCGGGACGCCTACGGCAGAAGCATACTGGAGATGCTGCGGTTGCAGGGGCGAGAGCGAGCCAGCACACGCAGCAGTGCAGGAGATCTTTGGTGA
- the LOC128030233 gene encoding potassium voltage-gated channel subfamily V member 1-like isoform X2: MITDSSSPAEFYEDNASLLSLDSSVFFSEPALPSNDPLDFFIINVGGSRYILSQELLASHPETRLGKLALSRRDSALDLCDDADFLENEFFFDRNSQTFQYIMNFYKTGRLHVREELCVISFLQEIEYWGIDEIRIDSCCRDRYYRRKEMKDSFDIRKDAEVIDNEEEDFTGVLCQELRQRLWDLMEKPDSSKAAKMFGTLSMFFVVVSILNIALISLDFTILGAPIILDALEYICIIWFTGELVLRFMCVRDKCRFSRSVANIIDLLAILPFYVTLAVESLHGGSTELENVGRVVQVLRLMRSLRMLKLGRHSTGLKSLGMTIAQCYEEVGLLMLFLSVGISIFATVEYAIEHDMPETTFTNVPSAWWWATTSMTTVGYGDIRPDTALGKVMAFICILSGILILSLPIAIINDRFSACYFTLKMKEVALRHGEALKRLTRSSASDMSAIGVNLRDAYGRSILEMLRLQGRERASTRSSAGDLW, encoded by the exons ATGATCACAGATTCATCAAGTCCAGCAGAGTTCTACGAGGACAATGCTTCACTGCTGTCCTTGGACTCTAGTGTTTTCTTCAGCGAGCCTGCACTACCTAGCAACGATCCGCTGGATTTCTTCATTATAAATGTGGGAGGCAGTCGGTATATCCTCTCTCAGGAACTATTGGCCTCTCACCCGGAGACTCGTTTGGGCAAGCTGGCCCTCTCTAGACGAGACTCTGCTTTAGATCTATGCGACGATGCAGATTTCTTGGAGAACGAGTTCTTCTTTGACCGCAACTCGCAGACCTTTCAGTACATCATGAACTTCTACAAGACGGGTCGCTTACATGTGCGAGAGGAGCTGTGTGTGATCTCGTTCCTTCAGGAGATCGAGTACTGGGGCATCGATGAGATCCGCATAGACAGCTGTTGTAGGGACAGATACTACCGGCGGAAGGAGATGAAGGATTCGTTTGATATTCGTAAAGATGCTGAAGTAATAGACAACGAGGAGGAGGACTTCACCGGTGTTTTGTGCCAGGAGTTACGCCAACGTCTATGGGATCTTATGGAGAAGCCGGACTCCTCTAAGGCGGCCAAGATGTTTGGGACGCTATCCATGTTCTTTGTAGTGGTGTCCATCCTGAACATTGCTCTGATTTCACTGGACTTCACAATACTTGGTGCACCCATCATCTTGGACGCTCTCGAGTACATTTGTATCATCTGGTTCACCGGTGAGCTGGTGCTCAGGTTCATGTGTGTTAGAGATAAGTGTAGGTTCAGCAGGAGTGTGGCGAATATCATTGACCTACTGGCTATTCTGCCCTTCTATGTGACTCTGGCCGTGGAGAGCCTGCATGGTGGATCTACGGAGCTGGAGAACGTTGGACGGGTAGTTCAGGTGCTGCGCCTAATGAGGTCTCTCAGGATGCTAAAACTTGGCCGACACTCAACAG GTCTCAAGTCTTTGGGCATGACTATCGCCCAATGCTACGAGGAAGTTGGCCTCCTGATGCTGTTCCTTTCCGTGGGCATCTCCATCTTCGCCACAGTGGAATATGCTATTGAACATGACATGCCAGAGACCACCTTCACCAATGTACCCAGCGCTTGGTGGTGGGCCACCACGTCCATGACCACAGTAGGGTATGGAGACATCCGTCCGGACACGGCACTAGGAAAAGTGATGGCCTTCATCTGCATCCTATCTGGCATTCTAATTCTCTCGCTACCTATCGCCATCATCAACGATCGGTTCTCCGCCTGCTACTTCACACTTAAAATGAAGGAGGTGGCGCTGCGGCACGGGGAGGCGCTGAAGCGACTGACGCGCAGCTCGGCCTCAGATATGTCAGCGATAGGGGTGAACTTGCGGGACGCCTACGGCAGAAGCATACTGGAGATGCTGCGGTTGCAGGGGCGAGAGCGAGCCAGCACACGCAGCAGTGCAGGAGATCTTTGGTGA
- the LOC128031208 gene encoding GSK-3-binding protein-like yields the protein MPCRKENYIFLEQSVTVDSKEVDALVSKIGEVLQLHNNSSSQKAMSRLHGSNNNNNNSSSAAGGQRCIRIRSRSLRSRRASPYNPPGSSDQEWDHFRSSWNRKKIDEDDPHQLLQELILSGNLIKEAVRRLQFPSEPTEHDISKSVD from the coding sequence ATGCCTTGTCGAAAGGAGAACTATATCTTTTTGGAACAGTCGGTAACGGTGGATTCAAAGGAAGTAGACGCTCTCGTGTCGAAAATCGGCGAGGTGCTGCAGCTCCACAACAATAGCTCGAGCCAGAAGGCGATGTCACGTCTACACggtagcaacaacaacaacaacaacagcagcagcgcGGCGGGCGGACAGCGGTGCATCCGTATCCGCAGCCGGAGTTTACGTTCCAGGCGGGCCAGTCCGTACAACCCACCCGGATCCAGCGATCAGGAATGGGACCATTTCAGATCCTCGTGGAACCGAAAGAAAATCGACGAGGACGATCCGCACCAACTCCTCCAGGAACTCATATTGTCGGGAAACCTGATCAAGGAAGCGGTCAGACGACTACAGTTTCCCTCGGAACCAACGGAGCACGACATCTCCAAATCTGTAGACTGA